A genome region from Neofelis nebulosa isolate mNeoNeb1 chromosome 14, mNeoNeb1.pri, whole genome shotgun sequence includes the following:
- the ZNF34 gene encoding zinc finger protein 34 isoform X1 — protein sequence MATLHLSALPQQPLSFQAEVTFEDVAVLFSREEWGRLGPTQRGLYRDVMLETYRNLVSLGAGRAGPKPGVITQLERGDEPWVLDAQGAKGKGRPRVSVSARGTRTEYSELSSGEMLDGEELDRLQSAVSQGPEPGEARACVREPEDSLDEPVEQRCLRPVAWTNEESIQESAGSLSFQSSPISDQRPHKCDICEQSFEQRSYLNNHKRVHRTKKINVVHDSGEFFSANLAKEAQIIPLGKKLHHCGYCGKAFRYSANLVKHQRLHSEEKPYKCEECGKAFGQSCEFISHRRMHSGEIPYRCGECGKTFNQRPNLMKHQRIHTGEKPYKCGDCGKHFSAYSSLIYHQRIHTGEKPYKCNDCGKAFSDGSILIRHRRTHTGEKPFECKECGKGFTQSSNLIQHQRIHTGEKPYKCNECEKAFIQKTKLVEHQRSHTGEKPYECNDCGKVFSQSTHLIQHQRIHTGEKPYKCSECGKAFHNSSRLIHHQRSHHGEKPYKCSDCKKAFSQGTYLIQHRRIHTGEKPYKCSKCGKAFRHSSNMCQHQRIHLREDFAR from the exons ATGGCAACTTTGCACCTGTCTGCCCTGCCCCAG CAGCCCTTGTCATTCCAGGCTGAGGTGACCTTTGAGGACGTGGCCGTGCTATTCTCCCGGGAGGAGTGGGGCCGTCTGGGCCCTACTCAGAGGGGCCTCTACAGGGACGTGATGCTGGAGACCTACAGGAATCTGGTCTCCCTGG GAGCTGGACGTGCAGGTCCCAAGCCTGGGGTGATCACACAGTTGGAGCGAGGGGATGAACCATGGGTCCTGGATGCACAGGGTGCCAAAGGGAAAGGGCGACCGAGAGTCAGTGTCTCAG CTCGTGGGACCAGGACTGAGTACAGTGAGTTGTCTTCAGGAGAAATGCTTGATGGGGAAGAACTGGATCGACTCCAGAGTGCCGTTTCCCAGGGACCTGAGCCCGGAGAGGCCCGTGCGTGTGTCCGGGAGCCAGAGGACAGCCTGGACGAGCCTGTGGAACAGAGATGCCTGAGGCCAGTCGCATGGACTAATGAGGAGAGCATCCAGGAGTCTGCAGGGAGCCTCAGCTTCCAGTCAAGCCCGATCTCTGACCAGAGACCTCATAAATGTGATATATGTGAACAAAGTTTTGAACAGAGATCATATCTTAATAACCATAAGCGTGTACACAggacaaaaaagataaatgtagtCCATGATTCCGGGGAATTCTTCAGTGCAAATCTGGCTAAAGAAGCTCAGATAATTCCTCTTGGGAAAAAATTGCATCATTGTGGTtactgtgggaaagccttcaggtACAGTGCTAACCTCGTCAAGCACCAGCGGCTTCATAGTGAAGAAAAGCCCTACAAGTGTGAagagtgtgggaaagccttcggCCAGAGCTGCGAGTTCATCAGTCACCGAAGGATGCATTCAGGGGAGATCCCCTACCGGTGTGGTGAGTGCGGGAAGACATTCAACCAAAGGCCCAACCTCATGAAGCATCAGAGGATTCACACCGGGGAGAAGCCCTACAAGTGTGGTGATTGTGGGAAACACTTCAGTGCCTATTCTTCCCTTATTTACCACcagagaatccacactggagagaaaccctataagTGCAATgactgtgggaaagccttcagtgaTGGCTCAATCCTCATCCGGCATCGTCGgactcacactggagagaagccaTTTGAGTGCAAAGAATGTGGCAAAGGCTTTACCCAAAGTTCTAACCTTATCCAACATCAAAGAATtcacactggggagaaaccctATAAATGCAATGAATGTGAGAAAGCCTTCATCCAAAAAACCAAACTGGTTGAACATCAGAGAAgccacactggagagaagccctatGAGTGTAATGACTGTGGCAAAGTCTTCAGCCAAAGCACACACCTTATTCAGCATCAGAGGATCCACACGGGAGAGAAGCCGTACAAGTGCAGTGAGTGTGGGAAGGCCTTCCACAACAGTTCCAGACTCATCCACCACCAAAGGTCACACCACGGAGAGAAGCCGTACAAATGCAGTGATTGCAAGAAAGCCTTTAGCCAGGGTACTTACCTCATCCAGCACCGGAGGATCCACACTGGGGAGAAGCCCTACAAGTGCAGCAAGTGTGGGAAGGCCTTCCGGCACAGTTCCAACATGTGCCAGCATCAGAGGATTCACCTCCGGGAGGACTTTGCGAGGTGA
- the ZNF34 gene encoding zinc finger protein 34 isoform X2 yields the protein MATLHLSALPQAEVTFEDVAVLFSREEWGRLGPTQRGLYRDVMLETYRNLVSLGAGRAGPKPGVITQLERGDEPWVLDAQGAKGKGRPRVSVSARGTRTEYSELSSGEMLDGEELDRLQSAVSQGPEPGEARACVREPEDSLDEPVEQRCLRPVAWTNEESIQESAGSLSFQSSPISDQRPHKCDICEQSFEQRSYLNNHKRVHRTKKINVVHDSGEFFSANLAKEAQIIPLGKKLHHCGYCGKAFRYSANLVKHQRLHSEEKPYKCEECGKAFGQSCEFISHRRMHSGEIPYRCGECGKTFNQRPNLMKHQRIHTGEKPYKCGDCGKHFSAYSSLIYHQRIHTGEKPYKCNDCGKAFSDGSILIRHRRTHTGEKPFECKECGKGFTQSSNLIQHQRIHTGEKPYKCNECEKAFIQKTKLVEHQRSHTGEKPYECNDCGKVFSQSTHLIQHQRIHTGEKPYKCSECGKAFHNSSRLIHHQRSHHGEKPYKCSDCKKAFSQGTYLIQHRRIHTGEKPYKCSKCGKAFRHSSNMCQHQRIHLREDFAR from the exons ATGGCAACTTTGCACCTGTCTGCCCTGCCCCAG GCTGAGGTGACCTTTGAGGACGTGGCCGTGCTATTCTCCCGGGAGGAGTGGGGCCGTCTGGGCCCTACTCAGAGGGGCCTCTACAGGGACGTGATGCTGGAGACCTACAGGAATCTGGTCTCCCTGG GAGCTGGACGTGCAGGTCCCAAGCCTGGGGTGATCACACAGTTGGAGCGAGGGGATGAACCATGGGTCCTGGATGCACAGGGTGCCAAAGGGAAAGGGCGACCGAGAGTCAGTGTCTCAG CTCGTGGGACCAGGACTGAGTACAGTGAGTTGTCTTCAGGAGAAATGCTTGATGGGGAAGAACTGGATCGACTCCAGAGTGCCGTTTCCCAGGGACCTGAGCCCGGAGAGGCCCGTGCGTGTGTCCGGGAGCCAGAGGACAGCCTGGACGAGCCTGTGGAACAGAGATGCCTGAGGCCAGTCGCATGGACTAATGAGGAGAGCATCCAGGAGTCTGCAGGGAGCCTCAGCTTCCAGTCAAGCCCGATCTCTGACCAGAGACCTCATAAATGTGATATATGTGAACAAAGTTTTGAACAGAGATCATATCTTAATAACCATAAGCGTGTACACAggacaaaaaagataaatgtagtCCATGATTCCGGGGAATTCTTCAGTGCAAATCTGGCTAAAGAAGCTCAGATAATTCCTCTTGGGAAAAAATTGCATCATTGTGGTtactgtgggaaagccttcaggtACAGTGCTAACCTCGTCAAGCACCAGCGGCTTCATAGTGAAGAAAAGCCCTACAAGTGTGAagagtgtgggaaagccttcggCCAGAGCTGCGAGTTCATCAGTCACCGAAGGATGCATTCAGGGGAGATCCCCTACCGGTGTGGTGAGTGCGGGAAGACATTCAACCAAAGGCCCAACCTCATGAAGCATCAGAGGATTCACACCGGGGAGAAGCCCTACAAGTGTGGTGATTGTGGGAAACACTTCAGTGCCTATTCTTCCCTTATTTACCACcagagaatccacactggagagaaaccctataagTGCAATgactgtgggaaagccttcagtgaTGGCTCAATCCTCATCCGGCATCGTCGgactcacactggagagaagccaTTTGAGTGCAAAGAATGTGGCAAAGGCTTTACCCAAAGTTCTAACCTTATCCAACATCAAAGAATtcacactggggagaaaccctATAAATGCAATGAATGTGAGAAAGCCTTCATCCAAAAAACCAAACTGGTTGAACATCAGAGAAgccacactggagagaagccctatGAGTGTAATGACTGTGGCAAAGTCTTCAGCCAAAGCACACACCTTATTCAGCATCAGAGGATCCACACGGGAGAGAAGCCGTACAAGTGCAGTGAGTGTGGGAAGGCCTTCCACAACAGTTCCAGACTCATCCACCACCAAAGGTCACACCACGGAGAGAAGCCGTACAAATGCAGTGATTGCAAGAAAGCCTTTAGCCAGGGTACTTACCTCATCCAGCACCGGAGGATCCACACTGGGGAGAAGCCCTACAAGTGCAGCAAGTGTGGGAAGGCCTTCCGGCACAGTTCCAACATGTGCCAGCATCAGAGGATTCACCTCCGGGAGGACTTTGCGAGGTGA